Part of the Anas platyrhynchos isolate ZD024472 breed Pekin duck chromosome 12, IASCAAS_PekinDuck_T2T, whole genome shotgun sequence genome, tgcatTTGCAATGATTTTTCATAGTATGTGTTAAGAAAGAACGACCAAATTGGTCTTAATGTGAGCTTGTGCTGCATTTTGTGGACAATGGTTGTTGATTATGCAGCATGCTCCTACTTGAGCAGAAAATTCcttatgctgattttttttaacctgggtTCACGCCTTCTAGATAAAAGCAGGAGAGCAAAAGAATGAAGTCACCCTGTTGATTGTAGGTCTAGACTTCAGCTCTTCTTAGCAAGAATTTATCTTCTATCTCAAAGTAAATGGAGAACACTCAAAAAGGCACCCTCTGGAGAAAAATGTATGGTGTGGGGGGACATTACGCTCTTCCCCCACCATCCAATATTCTCCTTAGGTGCTTTGGTTTCCCAGaacattttattgtttctctCCAGGGTAGTTTCAAATTTTAGTATGTCCTCAAACAACGACATAGTTGATACCAGTAAGGAGCACAAAACTCTAAATTAAGCTGTGCTGCATGTGGGAAGGACAAGGCTTGTTTGTGAATGAGGTTGGCAGATGAAGTACAATGGGAGACAGGGAGTGGTTATGTGCTGCATGAGAGTGGTATTGAAACGTGCTTGCTTATATTTGTTTTAGTGACAAggtaaaatgaaaatctttttcttgaCTTGTACTTTTGGAAGTCTGACCTGCTCATCTATGCTAACTTCAGTCTTACTCTTGGCTTTCAGGTTAGCAAATTGAAACGCCACATTCGTTCTCACACTGGGGAGCGTCCGTTCCAGTGCAGCTTGTGCAGCTATGCCAGCAGGGATACTTACAAACTGAAGAGGCACATGAGAACCCACTCTGGTATTGTTGacatgtttttttggtttgtttcagtGTCAGATTGCTGAGACTGTGTAATGCATGGTGACACTCttaattgaaaaaaagaaatacttcctGTAGCTGAAGAGTATGCGCCATAGTTTATAAgcactttaaataaaattcataaaatgTTAGTAATTACTACACTGAGAAGTGAGCTTGGAGGATCCAGTTTCAATGTAAGGTGTTAAAATATGTCCCCTTCTAGTAGGAaaagaagacatttcttctaTTATTAGTGTTCCAGTTAAAGGTTAGAACCATTTTCAGTTTCATAACTGTGTAGTTATAAATGCATCTCATGTCTGTAGTTCATAAagaccttgattttttttctttgatagaAATAGCATTTTCTAGCACAGAATGTTACTGGAATGCCAGGTTGATGATACCCCTAAACCTGAAGGGGGAAGAACTGCCCTTGCATGTACATAAGTATTCAGAAACCATACcccacccctcaccccccccccccccccccaaaaaaaaaaaaaaaaaaaaatctgatgctaCTTGATTTTTTGTGGCAGTCAGCAGGTAGTCTTCCAGGTATTTCCTCAGGGTATGAATTTAACTGATTTGCTTAAAGAGTGGACTTGAGTTTCTTTGTAGAAAGATGCATAAAAGAACTAAAACTTCCAAAGAGACATTGAGATCTTTCTGTAGTTACTATTTCTATCTTCTAGCTGTCTGTTGAGAGTTTGAGAGGTTCGGGGCTTCTTggttagatttttttaataaaagtacttgtgctatttttttctttctgctactgAAGGAGAGAAGCCATATGAATGTTACATCTGCCATGCTCGCTTCACTCAAAGTGGTACCATGAAGATGCACATTTTGCAGAAGCACACAGAGAACGTGGCCAAATTTCACTGTCCTCACTGTGATACTGTTATAGCGAGAAAGAGTGACTTGGGTATGTATCTCTGAGAAGCGGTCATTTGGTGAAAATAACTACAAAAGACTTTCCCAAAATTAGAGTTCAAGTAAGCCAACTGCTGTCTGCTTTTTAACCTAATAGCTCTGATAACTCCAAAATGAAGCACAGGCTTAAATGTGTGGCTTGTAATACACACTTAGCTTACCATAACTGCTGCAGACTGAGAAcgttctgtttcttttcattactTGAAAGCGTAGGATGCTTTCCAAGTGTACAAGGCAAGTTACTATTTTCAGGACTATAGACGTGAGGCATTTATTGAATTTGGACTAATATTACAACTACGTGTGGATTAGGTTTGAGAAACCAAGAAGTCAATTGGCTTGACCTCCTCCATGTCGGAGGCCATTACATTTCATCCATATACATCTGACTGAGCTAAAAGGCTTGAATTTGAATAAATACTTTCATTTTCCAGGAAGTGGAGCTGTGTGCCACAGACAGAATAGGAGACAGAGTTGCCACAAAAGCCCTGAGTCCTTGCAGTAGCAGTGTTGATCTAGTGAGCAGTGATTCCAGCAGGCAAGCTCTCTGATGTACAAGAAGGTGAAAAATAATATcatgcccagagcagctgagaAAGAAGAAGCCACGATTTGGCAGAACTTTCAGTCTGTaagcaaaataagcaaaatatcAACCATGTAATGGAAAGGCAGGCTCCTTTCCaataaagaagaatttgaagtGCTACAATGAGAGGCAGTTTGAGTGGATGGCAGCCAAATGATGTCAGGTGTCTCCCAGAGCAAATGAGAACTGGTTTACAACAGAGAAAAACTGATGTTAACTATGAAGAATCTTTCTCCTAATAATGGTTTAGTCTACAACAGGTTACCTTGTGCAGCTGTGGTATGCTCTTAGTTTGAGTAGTTTAAAGGAGTTGCTAAAACCTCTCTTGAGGATTATCTGCTGGTatcctcattgccttctatccCTGTCACTTTGGCTTCCAGTCTTGTAGAAAATACTGTTTCCCAACGTATTACCTGGCTTCTGGCTGTATTCAGGCAATTCAGAGTAGTTTTAAGTCTCTTGTGGACTGTTATGTTTTACTTAGATAATCTTCATGTGTTACATAAATTTCACTAGCAAAAACTCACATTGCACCGTCCTCCAAGGGAATCCTTGTGGACAGATGCTGTCAGCATCAGACCTGGTTGCTGATGTCCCTGCTGTCTGTTGTGTTTTGAGATTAGTGTAGATGGTTTGAAAAATCATCTAAGATGCCTGCAGAGCTTTTTGTGTATAATAActtaagttaaaaaacaaacaaaccttacGTGGCATAACATCAAATGGAATTGCACTGTGTGAACATTGATGACTACTAATGAGTAAATCAGAATTTAACTATGGGAAAACTTGGAGATTTTTTGCAAGACCTTTCTGTCTAGAAATTGTTCTAGTTGCTTTTACTTAcatatctttcttttttggtaGAATCCTAAATTAACTGTACAGTCGCCTGACTTGATTCAGGAATATGTGGAGGGAATAATGCTAAGGGACCGCAAACTTGTCTCTTCCATGTTTGGAAATCCATCGTGGTTAAAGCCTCTGTTTCTTTGCTCCTAGGTGTTCATTTGCGAAAGCAGCATTCCTACATTGAACAGGGCAAGAAGTGTCGCTATTGTGATGCTGTGTTTCATGAACGCTATGCCCTCATACAGCATCAAAAGTCTCACAAGAACGAGAAGCGCTTCAAGTGTGACCAGTGTGATTACGCATGCAGACAGGTAAGCTGGTGGGACTGGCACCCTTTCTGAGCACTGGAGCAGGAGATAACAACAGGAGGTAGAAATCTTAGCTGTTAAGTTTGACTGTCAAGATCAAATAAGCTCTCCCCTTCTTTTGAAGGGTGTGAAGGAAAAGTTTGGAAAAGTTTGTGCTGCTTGGTGTAGTGCTCCCCCCCCAGAGAGAAGTTCCTTCGAAGGCAGATAAGTCACAACCTTGATGTATCTGTTGATGAAGAAATAAGTCTGTATAGGATGGCAGTAGCTAGGACCGAATATACCATTCGTTGAGATGGTTCTGCAGGAATGTGAGAACATCTTTTTCTGACGCTGCTCCTAAACTAAAGTATGGCTTCTTTGTGGCTGAAAATCATCTCATCTGTTTTTGTATGATTTACTTAAGTTACTCTTGCTGTCTTGATTGTTCCTGTCAGGAGCGGCACATGGTCATGCATAAACGGACCCATACTGGAGAAAAGCCTTACGCCTGTAGCCATTGTGATAAAACCTTCCGTCAGAAACAGCTCCTTGATATGCACTTCAAACGATACCATGATCCCAACTTTGTCCCTGCTGCCTTTGTCTGTTCCAAGTGTGGTAAAACGTTCACTCGCAGGGTAAGGGAACATACTGGTTTGAATTACAGATATTTTTGGTGAGGCATGGTGGGGGGAGAACGGGGGAACAATGACATATTTACCCACAGGGAAGGGTCACTGAGATACAGGCCACAACACTACCCTTTTAAACAGAACACTTCTTAGACGAGACCTGGTATAACTGAAAATTAGTACTGTTGTGTACTAGCACTGACATTGTGAACGAAGTGAAAATTCAATTTTATGAATAAAAGTCATCTTTGTgggcctcctctggacctgctctaataGACCCAtcttcttcttgtgctggggccctGGACTGGACACAGGACTCCAAGTGggacctcacaagggcagagcaaaggggcacagtcacctcccttgacctgctggatGCTCCTGTGGTGATGCAGCCCAGATGCAGttggcacactgctggctcatgtcgagcttttTGTctaccaggacccccaggtccttctctgcagggctgctctcgaTGAGTTCTCTTGGTCTGTCCTCATGTTTCATTGCTGTGaaccaggtgcagcaccttgcacttggacttgttgaacctcattaggttcacgtgGGCCCAATTCTTCAGCTTGCCCAGGTTTCTTAGTTAATCAGAAGTTGTCAGaaatatgtttataaatacagGACCAGAACATTTGATCCTATTTTAAtgtatgttgtgttttttgttcttttccctcttttccatGGAGTAGAACACGATGGCCAGACATGCTGATAATTGTTCTGGCCTAGATGGTGGGGAAGGAGAGAATGGGGGAGAAACAAAGAAGGGCAAACGTGGCCGAAAGAGGAAGATGCGCTCTAAGAAAGAAGATTCCTCTGACAGTGGTAAGAAACAACTCAGTAAACTCAGAGTTAGAGACCTGTGATTCAGTCTTTGTTAGCTGTTAATTTGTCCACTTGGCAGGCTTGTTTTGGTACTTAAAAGGCTTTTATCTAGTTGGTAACCAAAGAATAATAGTATACAGCCAGGTACAGAAATGACTGCCTCTAATGGATCGTATGGATTCTGCCATCCTTGTTCTTCCTAAGACCGTACAGTTGAAAAAACTCAGTTCCTGCCCTTCCTGCTTTTGTGCGTGTTACATTCTTTGGTAGTGTTTTTAGTGTCTCAGAAGAAACTCAGTGTTTCTCTGTTACGAAATGCCACGTGCTCCCACTCTACTGCTACAGGATAGCATGCGGCATGTCCAAACAACCCCGGTGTTGGATTAGCTTGGCTTCTTCTGTGGGAAAGGCAAGGGAGCACACAAGAGAGTGGTGGAGAGAGTGCTGGCAATTTATGGACTCCTGCAAAAAGCCTGCTGAGCCAGTTAAAGGGTCAGGAAGCTGGTGGTGTCTTCCATTTGGCAAATGTCATTGCAGACACACTGGTATTGAGAAGATGGTCGCTGAGGGGCTCTTGGACGTGCTGGCCAGCATGCCAGAAGATGGGTTGGGTGTAATTCATCATAGGGTGGCTGCTGTTTGTAAGCTTCTCCAcaacaggagctgctgcagcaggcaaacTGCCTTCACTGTGGTATTCTTTGTGAAGGAAAAACTCCTAGCCTTTCCCCCGATGGAGGGAAAACGGTCATGTCTTCATCAAGAAAATCCAGATGGAGTCTAAAGACCAGCCAGCTCAAAGATGATTCTGCAAAGGCAGTGTTGCTAATTAGTCTTTCATCTGAAGTGCTTTCTGCAATTAACAAGGGGTGTAGGTTGGGGCAACAGGGATACGTTCTGGTGAATGTGCATCTGAATATCTTACGTGGCAAACAGGTTTTACAGGAAATAAGATGGGTATGGTCAAACTGCTCGTTGTGCAAACCTTGACAGCAGAAACTCCAATTTCTGAAGCTCATATTTGTACAGATTCTTGAAAAAGTGTTAGTTGGATAAAGCACATGTAACTAATTGTTCATTTAAAACATGGAAACATCTTGAAGCTAGAAAGAGTAAAATCTTGATGGAAACCAAATCAAAACATGTTACAAATTAGATACTCCAGAATCACATCTGATTTGTAGGCCTCCAGTaaatgtagaatcatagaatcacttagGTTGAAAACCCTAATTTTATTTAGTTTGTATTGCCTGGgtttcaaaactgttttggGAGAAGGTGGTCAAGAATCATGCTTGTTAGATGAACTGGTGAGTGTTGTATGACTGTGGCTGAGGCAACTCCTCCATCCTCACATGAGTTGCCAAGTCTTGACTGACTTCTTCAGGAGTCATCTGATAGAAAAACAATTCACCGGTGTGAGCTGAGTAGCAGTATGGAAGAGGTTCCAACTACATTCTCTGCTGAGAATTGCAGAGTGCAGTGTTGTTCTTATCTCTTGATCTGCAGTTTCATGAGTTTCTGCAACTTCAACATTTCTAAGAATGGTGAGCAAAGCTATGGTGAAGCAGACCCTTGTGATGAAGCACTTCAGACAGCGGGGCTGATGGCTCTCCTGGGAGTGGCTTGGATGAGGTGTTTGTTCCTGAGAGTCCTTGGTTTGGGCTCCTGCCTGCTCTTGTGCAGGTGGTGCTGCAGTGGGCTGATGGCCCCTCTGATGGGCCTGGGAGTAGCCCAGCAGTGTCCTGTTTGGGTTCCCCATCTGGCCAATGTCTCTCTGAGCTCCTTCATGGGCTTGTATTGCATAGTCTAACTAATCATATTTCATTTTGCCTTTCTAAATGGCCATTTGTCGCCTCTAGTGTGAAGGTAACTGGCAGTCTGCCACCAGCGTCTCAACAAAGGCCTTGTTTGCCTTCTTCCCCTGACTTGACTCCTTTTGGATGAGGATTTGATGGCTTTCTGTAGGTAGATTCTTCGTTCTTGTTTAAACTGGAGATTTAACTGGTACAATGCTTCTTTTAGAGGAAAATGCTGAACCAGATTTGGATGATAATGAAGATGAGGAGGAGACAGCAGTAGAAATTGAGGCTGAACCAGAAGTCGAGCAAGAGGCTCCTGCACCACCTCCCagtaagaaaagaagaggaagaccACCAGGCAAAGCTGCCACTCAAACAAAACAATCCCAGCGTAAGTCAATGCTTGAAGCTCGTGTTACTCTGCTTGAACTGCTTTGTTCCTTGGATTTGGCAGTACTTACAAGAGAACTGATCCCCTCAAGTgagctaatttaaaaaaaaaatattaataaataactGTACTTGCCTCTACTTTGCAAAGACCACACCGTTGGTTTGAAAAGAGTTAAGAGTGTTTTCCTTGTCATGGGGATGCGTAATTGCTTCAGCCTATGCAAAAAggagaggacttttttttttttttttaagtattatttaAACTCACAGATGAGcaaactgctcttttttttttccctagttgGTGTGTGTATTAATGTACGGCTACTGTTAAAGTAATTGTTAGCACAATCACTGTGTTATTCTGACCTTTGCAGGCTTTTGCAGACATTACCACAAATTAACACACTTCAACCACAAGTGAACACACTTCTGAGCATAACATAAGTGCAGACAGTTTCAACTGCAGAGTTTTCTCCTtaagaataaaaatcaataaCTCTGCAAAGTCTGAaattgtaccaaaaaaaaaaaaaaaaaaagaaaaaccacaaaacaaccAACTAGGAACAAAGCAGGAAAGGCAAATCTGTTCCTGCAGGGGGTGATGGCTCCCCAGTGGTTTGGCTGTCTGCTCAGTGCTACAGATGTGTCCTTGTGGCCTTCCCAGAATAACCACCTGCGGAAGCATTTTGTGCTGACTATATCACTAGTGTCACCAGACTCACCTAAATTTGAAGCTTTTCCTTGCACCATGAATGAAGAGAGGCTGATTTGATACACATCCAGACATTGGTGTAGCCTTGTTTGTGGATTACTCTGCAAAATCCCCTTTGTATAATGTCTTAAAGTTCCAGTGTACCTTATGATACTTGTGCTGGTAGCAAGTATTTATACAAAGGCAAGGAAACAGAAGGCTGATGATTAGATGAGTGAAGCAGAGTGAATCACTGCACTGATGTGGGAATGCCTTCATTGTGGGCCCCGCCTTCTCTTTCCATGCAACAGTCTAAATGCCTACTAAAAAAAACATCTGATGAGACCAGCTctggaacaacaaaaaaaaaaaggtgtaattCTTCTCCCTTACCCTTTGCTTTCTGCCCTTCTAGCTGCAGCAATCATTCAGGTTGAAGACCAGAACACTGgtgaaattgaaaatattatAGTTGAAGTAAAGAAAGAACCCGATGCAGAAACagtagaggaagaggaggaagctcAGCCTGCTGTAGTGGAAGCTCCAAACGGAGACCTCACTCCTGAGATGATTCTCAGCATGATGGACCGGTGATGGAGGAAGACCACGCTGGATGACTGAACTGGCCTGGGCTGTGTTTAAGCGGCTCaaatctatttttccttttaccttttttcttggCTTTGGGAAATGCATCATTTTAGACCATTTTACCAAACATACTGGgaaataaaacttcaaaatGATGTTAGAATGTGATTTAACTAGAACTTGCTGTTTTATGTTAGCATTACAGGATCATGGAACATTAGGAAATATTTTGGAGTCCTTGAGGGTTTCCTGTGAGGTGCTTGATTAGTTTTGCTCTGAACTGCATCGTAAACACGGTCCTTGAGCCAGCTTTACGTGCAACAATTTTTATTATACAAAAGTGGAAGCCTTGACTAGAGTATGTGGTAAACCACTCCGGACTTGCCCTTCCAGTTCCCAGAGTCCTTGAGCCTCCTTCTCTCAGTAGTGTTTTTAACTGTAAATGCAGACTTGGGAGGGTTCtagacttttaaaatgttttttgcttttccccACTGACTAGCTCCGGTTCTCCAAGTCGGCTGCACACGGTAGTTTTGGCATGCTCCAACTGGTTTCTGTCCTTAatatgctttgctttctgcaaagCATTTCTGTAATGGTCAAGCttgtaaataacttttttttacatttaaatcttTTTCCATTAATTAAGAGGTATGcaaaaatgcagtttaaatAAACCCCagtattttaattccttttgaaCTAAGTGACAAGAAGATCGATAGAGTGTAAATGTTGGAAAAACTGTTGATAACCAATCACGTAGAGATGTACCCAGACTATTGCTTGCAGAACAACAGAAACCCACACATGAAATCTGGTTTTGAAATGCACAAAACTGGCATTTGAAACATGTATAATTAACCTTCTTTTTGAGTTATAACTTCACGACTACATTTTCTTTGCTCTATCTTGTAGTTGTATTTTGTGTTTATGAATCCTATGTTAAGGCAGAAGTGGTGATTTATAAGTGGGTCACTGCAGCCCTCAAAACCTGGGCCAGGAAATTTTAATAGGTCAGTAATTACACAATTTTGGATCtctaataaagacaaaaaaaggaataatgTGAAATACAAATGATGCCTGTATATGAAACTGTCACATGTTAAAATATGTAAGCTTTTTATAGAGCCTCAGTCTTGCTGATTTCAAACAAATTTTTCTTCTATGTATCGCTTTTAAGAGAGCTATCAGTTTAGCTATCAGACTCTAGGTTGATGCATTTTTGTACTTAGCTGTACTGTgtgatatttttcattattttaggaagccaacatgggaaaaaaaatactgttataaAATATGTAATGGGGTTTGAAAGCTGGGAAGGAGAATATACTGCTGTACagctaataaataataatggatTAACATGCGTGCTCACCGGCTGCTTTCTTTGGGCATAACAACTGCGTGAGCTGGCAGTGATCTCCGGACTGTAAAGCCCTTCCTGGAAGGATGCTGCAGGCCTGCCTGCACAAACGGAGCAGCTGCTTACAGCGCACTGGGCTCTTCTCGTCGTGGGTGTTCCTCTACAGCGTGCTGAATGTGGGGTGGCAAGCTGCGAAATGAAATCGTGGCGTGCTGCTGTCAGTCACAGGTGAGTGTGCAGATAACCAAGCATCATTACTGCGGCGTAGGCAGTGCACGGAGCTACCTTACAGCAGCTCCTTTGTGTCCCAGGTGTCtaagctgctctgctggggctgtgttTAGGCAATTTAGGTATTTGCAGGGCAGAGGAAATGTAAAATGCGCTGGACTGGCTGCTCACTCACAAATGTATCAGGGTCTGGCAGCAGAAGTGGATAAACCCCAAAGCGCTTCCTCAGCTGGGTAAGGAGCTTGTGTGCTCACGAACCCGAAGAGATACTTCAGGCAGAGGCAGTGCTCCGAAGGAAATGCGATTTTGTGTTAGCCTAGAGCTAGGCATGCCTTTGAGCCAGAAAGCTGAAGGTGTCGGCAGCCGTAGTCCTGCAGCGTGTGCTGGTGCTGATGGAGCAGGGATGTGCAGCCACCAGGGGCTGTTGCCATCCCTCTGCCCTGTTCTTGTGCTGGAGCAGCGGTGTGAATCGATGCCACGTCCCTGGGGTTGCAGTGAAAGCTGTCAGTCCACGAGCCCGTCGGGTAAGCCACGAGCTCTTAGGCGCTGGGGCTCAGGCTTCTGCCAAATGGAGCGTGGAAGATGTTTGGTGATGGCTTTAACTAGTGACCTGTGTTAGTGCCCTGGGGAGCTGTGCGCTCTAGCAGAGGCCATCCTTGGTCTGCACCCAGCCCTGagtgaccccaaatcccaagAAATCCCAAGGTTTTGTGCTGCCAGctcttcccccagctccagcaatAGCTGTGTGCGTGGCTGGGCTGAACGGAAAGCAGCCTGAGAGGTGTGTTTGGACAAAAACTGCAGGAACTGCTCCCGACTCCTCTGCTGTGCTGACTGTGCTGTGTTTCttggcagctcctgccccgcGAGGcgcagcctgctgcagcagcacgcGTGGGAAGCTGTGGCTGATCTCCAAGGGACCGCTGGCAacttctgctctgcttcttcCGAGGAAACGatttctgagcagcagcagttaACGCAATAGGTAAGAGCAGCGTTCATGCACATAGACTGGGCTGCTAATTTATCAAAGACTGCTTTGGGTATTTTTCCAGAGGCCCAAGCAAGAGACCCAAGACTTCATGGTGATGAGAGCAATCACCTGTgaccctcctcctttttcttgaCTCCTACCTCGCAGTCTGCTCAGCTGACCTGGTTTCCACATGCACGCTCAGTAACCAGCGCTGTCACACAGCCTGATTTTCCTCATTTAGTTCGAGCTGGGTCTCCtgctgtcgcgttaaaggggtgtagctgattaaccgttacgggcccggttggattcagagtactgaaccagtcggacattcaccaaaactgggggtccgttcggacattcaccaaaaacgtaataaccacctgggggtccgctcagacattcaccaacaatgcattaaccgtctgggggtctggttagattcagaacactgaactatcacggataaccaccctcaccctagttgtattaatgagagctatcacaatgcaatcaagtatggtttattacagcaacagataatcaggttcttttggattgccggtgatagtgactatctgcaaaagcaagctagtatgcatgaaatacacaggtgttacaggtgttctaggtgcgggttctaggtgcgggttctaggtgttgggttctaggtgcgggttctaggtgttgggttctaggtgttgggttctaggtgcgggttctaggtgttgggttctaggtgcgggttctaggtgttgggttctaggtgttgggttctaggtgtgggttctaggtgttgggttctaggtgtgggttctaggtgtgtgttctaggtgtgggttctaggtgttgggttctaggtgtgggttctaggtgtgggttctaggtgtgggttctaggtgtgggttctaggtgttgggttctaggtgttgggttctaggtgttgggttctaggtgttgggttctaggtgcgggttctaggtgcgggttctaggtgttctaggtgctctaggtgttctaggtgttctaggtgcgcagcctagaaataaacgcgttaaaaggatcaaagactctatagagatttataagcaaatattcagatctcacccaaaggcgtcccaatggggggggaagagaggctcagcctgtcgactgatcccaggagtcaggaggtcctaagggtgttgtatgtcctcgggatggtatctcccctgacgatggtatcttccctaacatcccctctctcttgggccaatttatattattttctatcttttaggtggagcttgagtggctctagtcaagcatatcttagttatgattggtgtaaagttttcccgtttccgtttaaagtaataggctccgagaaattcagagcgcatgctcagtgaggggtggtcgcaccttggaggcgggtagcttttgggatggaggtgtgttttggtattataatgatattataatgagcaaaaagtacactagggtacagcatttgtcaaaacatgacaggtctttggcttagggtggcaaaaagtgcagctttgtgcacaagaacaatcgaggccccacctgattacagagcctagccgtggtgtctccactccactccacgctccgtggtgtaccttagagctagcacaccaagtttccccagcgcgatagcatctaaggttgggagcctagggaacgctcagataatgcagttatgccctaccctgaaagcctcttcaatgctgtaccttttccttaaaagtgtgaatgttagctttattttcctagttacttcaggcatttacaccacacctGCCTCGGGCAGGCACCTCTGAGAGCAAACCCTTCTCGGTGCTATTTCCAGGTGGACAAGAGACAAAGAGCTGACTGGGAACGGTCACCTTGTCGTGGGCACGTCCAGCCTGCCCAACGTCCTCCAAGGAGGCTGTGTGGGCAAGAAGTGAGTAGTGAATGTCCAACTGGACTTCGGTGAGGTTTTCAACGTGGTCTCCTACAGCCTCCTCACAGCCAAACAGGGAGTCACTCTGGAGCCTTCCTTGGGAGAGCAGAGTGGGGTTGGTGTGCCCAGTGTGTTAGTTCCTGCTTCTCATCCTGGCTTTGGGGCAGTGGTTGGGGCTGGCCAGGGGCCACCCGGGTGTGAAATCTGGGGACATTGAGCTCTGGAGAAGCACCGCGCCATGGGCACCAGCACCCATCTGCACCACCAACCCTTGGGTGCCCAACGCAAGGTGAAGCAGCCGGGCTGGCCTCCCTGCGCAGGAAGCCTCTCTCTACACTCACCACCCATCTCCAGCCACCGGGGCAGAAACATGTCCCCAAAAACCACCCTGGGGCCACCGGCTGCAGGGTGAGAAGAGGCCGAGGAGCCTCCAACTCGAGGATGCTGCTCCTGGCCTCCACGGAAAGCTCGAGGGTGCTCCCCGGCACGGGGTCTCGCAGGCTTTGCGTGGGCCGTGTCGCTCTCATCTCGCATCTCTTGCTCGCTGGGTAAATCTTGCCTGACGGGGCAGGAAGAGGCACCGAGAGCtggaagggggaggaggcgccGAGGCGGCAGCGCTGCCGGTTGGTAACCTCAGCGCTTCCTCCCGGCACCGTGCCCCTCGCCCCGAGCAGGGGCTGCGCTCAGGGGGATGCTGCCCTGATCCCACCGCCCGGCTCGCCCGAGGTCCCCGCCATGGCCACGTCCCCCGGGGGGATCCCCGCTGAGCTGCAAGGTAAGCAGCAGCCGCCTCGCCGCTCCTCCTGCCG contains:
- the CTCF gene encoding transcriptional repressor CTCF isoform X2, coding for MEGEAVEAIVEESETFIKGKERKTYQRRREGGQEDDACHITPNQADGGEVVQDVNSGVQMVMMEQLDPTLLQMKTEVMEGAVPQETEATVDDTQIITLQVVNMEEQPINLGELQLVQVPVPVTVPVATTSVEELQGAYENEVSKGGLQEGEPMICHTLPLPEGFQVVKVGANGEVETLEQGELQPQEDPNWQKDPDYQPPAKKTKKNKKSKLRYTEEGKDVDVSVYDFEEEQQEGLLSEVNAEKVVGNMKPPKPTKIKKKGVKKTFQCELCSYTCPRRSNLDRHMKSHTDERPHKCHLCGRAFRTVTLLRNHLNTHTGTRPHKCPDCDMAFVTSGELVRHRRYKHTHEKPFKCSMCDYASVEVSKLKRHIRSHTGERPFQCSLCSYASRDTYKLKRHMRTHSGEKPYECYICHARFTQSGTMKMHILQKHTENVAKFHCPHCDTVIARKSDLGVHLRKQHSYIEQGKKCRYCDAVFHERYALIQHQKSHKNEKRFKCDQCDYACRQERHMVMHKRTHTGEKPYACSHCDKTFRQKQLLDMHFKRYHDPNFVPAAFVCSKCGKTFTRRNTMARHADNCSGLDGGEGENGGETKKGKRGRKRKMRSKKEDSSDSEENAEPDLDDNEDEEETAVEIEAEPEVEQEAPAPPPSKKRRGRPPGKAATQTKQSQPAAIIQVEDQNTGEIENIIVEVKKEPDAETVEEEEEAQPAVVEAPNGDLTPEMILSMMDR